In a genomic window of Carassius carassius chromosome 43, fCarCar2.1, whole genome shotgun sequence:
- the polg gene encoding DNA polymerase subunit gamma-1 isoform X1, with protein sequence MMLRLISCHRWQTFIRAGVWVRWCSTSVKPKSQQGSDQTRLNPLNIQMLSRNLQEQIFRGQTQEYTREDVERSIRHLQQHKLWGKEADLLPDVELKLPQMYGKDIDEHFRLLAQKQSLPYLDAASQLQRARLPRMPKEWTWEVGWTRYGPGGERQSVNFPEERAIVFDVEVCMEEGHCPTLAVAVSPNAWYSWCSKRLIEDRYTWSSDLTLSDLIPLETPENSTQPRGAVWKERLVVGHNVSFDRAYIKEQYLLKGSKMRFLDTMSLHMAISGLTGFQRSLWMASKYGKRRGLQEVKEHMKRLGRRSEGPKIGSWEWVDISSINNLADVHALYVGGEPLSKEPRDLFVKGSMADIRTNFQELMQYCALDVLATHEVFIQQLPLFMERCPHPVTLTGMLEMGVCYLPVNQNWKRYLEDAQTTYEELQREMKKSLMILADDACQLLEDERYKDDPWLWDLDWDVQDFKQKKIPVSKKKAKQEAEATAAAKENVPEDWNEDPGPPSEEEQAGLHPSRELLQRLKETVSYLPKRRQHLPAHPSWYRKLCVKMSEAQDWSPGASLISLQMRVTPKLMGLTWDGYPLHYTDQHGWGYLVPGRRDNLETSEDGEGPVCPYRAIESIYKEYCERKGKEQPQYPDSPPSDDFILTDSAVWQTVEEVSRLEVFDDEALSTAGPSKRIKKKLNSLIENGNGECLYHNGNGPYDDVNIPGCWFFKLPHKDGNENNVGSPFSKDFLSKMEDGTLQAGRRGTNATRALEINKMMSFWRNAQKRISSQKVVWLRKAELPRTVRRHDDFDEEGQYGAILPQVITAGTVTRRAVEPTWLTASNARKDRVGSELKAMVQVPPGYHLVGADVDSQELWIAAILGEAQFAGMHGCTAFGWMTLQGKKSQGTDLHSRTADAVGISREHAKVFNYGRIYGAGQPFAERLLMQFNHRLSQQEAASKARQMYALTKGLRRYQLSEEGEWLVKELNVEVERAEDDSISLQDLRKISKLASQSTTRGSKRKWNLTGRRVWAGGTESEMFNKLESIAHSEEPATPVLGCRISRALEPSAVQDEFITSRINWVVQSSAVDYLHLMLVAMRWLFEEHNIDGRFCISIHDEVRYLVTSEDRYRAALALQIANLLTRCMFAYKLGMMDLPQSVAFFSAVDIDKCLRKEVTMDCVTPSNPTGVEQRYGLRQGEALDIYQIIEITKASFAKGKQQATRI encoded by the exons ATGATGCTCCGTCTGATATCATGTCACCGGTGGCAGACCTTCATACGAGCTGGAGTTTGGGTAAGATGGTGCTCTACCTCCGTGAAACCCAAATCCCAGCAGGGATCAGATCAAACCCGCCTGAACCCCCTCAACATCCAGATGCTCTCCAGGAACCTGCAGGAGCAGATATTTCGGGGTCAGACGCAGGAGTACACAAGAGAGGATGTTGAACGCAGTATAAGACACTTACAGCAGCATAAACTCTGGGGGAAAGAAGCAGACCTATTACCAGACGTAGAACTCAAGCTACCTCAAATGTACGGCAAGGACATTGACGAACACTTCCGATTACTTGCCCAAAAGCAGAGCCTTCCTTACCTAGATGCGGCCAGTCAGCTTCAGAGAGCAAGACTTCCCAGGATGCCCAAGGAGTGGACTTGGGAAGTGGGCTGGACTCGGTACGGGCCGGGCGGGGAGCGCCAAAGTGTGAATTTCCCAGAGGAGAGAGCTATCGTGTTTGACGTGGAAGTCTGCATGGAGGAAGGACACTGTCCTACGTTGGCCGTGGCGGTTTCCCCAAATGCCTG GTACTCGTGGTGCAGTAAGAGGCTCATAGAGGACAGATACACCTGGTCTAGTGATCTGACGCTGTCCGATCTCATCCCTCTGGAGACCCCAGAGAACTCCACCCAGCCGCGGGGCGCTGTATGGAAGGAGAGGCTCGTGGTTGGACACAACGTCAGCTTTGATCGGGCGTACATTAAAGAACAGTACTTACTGAAA GGCTCCAAAATGCGTTTCCTGGACACAATGAGTCTCCACATGGCAATCTCAGGTCTGACGGGATTCCAGCGCTCACTCTGGATGGCCAGCAAGTACGGCAAGAGAAGAGGGCTACAGGAAGTGAAGGAGCACATGAAGCGCCTCGGCCGAAGATCTGAGGGCCCGAAG ATTGGCTCATGGGAATGGGTTGATATTAGCAGTATTAATAACCTCGCTGATGTTCATGCTCTCTACGTGGGAGGAGAACCGTTGAGTAAAGAACCTAGGGACCTGTTCGTGAAGGGCAGCATGGCAGACATTAGGACAAATTTTCAG GAGCTGATGCAGTACTGTGCTCTTGATGTTTTGGCCACACACGAGGTGTTCATTCAACAGTTGCCTCTTTTTATGGAGCG GTGTCCTCACCCAGTGACACTTACAGGCATGCTAGAAATGGGCGTATGCTACCTTCCGGTCAATCAGAACTGGAAGCGGTACTTGGAAGATGCCCAGACCACTTATGAAGAGCTGCAGAGAGAGATGAAGAAATCATTGATGATTCTGGCTGACGATGCATGTCAGTTATTGGAGGATGAGCG GTACAAAGATGATCCATGGCTGTGGGACTTGGATTGGGACGTTCAGGACTTCAAGCAAAAGAAAATACCTGTAAGCAAGAAGAAAGCCAAACAAGAGGCTgaggcaacagcagcagcaaaagAAAATGTCCCCGAAGACTGGAACGAgg ACCCAGGTCCTCCTTCAGAAGAAGAGCAGGCTGGTCTACACCCCAGCAGAGAGCTTTTACAGAGACTAAAAGAGACTGTCAGCTACCTGCCAAAAAGGAGACAGCACTTACCGGCCCACCCCAG CTGGTATCGTAAGCTGTGTGTGAAGATGTCTGAGGCCCAGGACTGGTCTCCTGGAGCGAGTCTCATCAGTCTGCAGATGAGGGTCACGCCCAAGCTGATGGGCCTCACATGGGACGGCTATCCACTGCACTACACCGACCAACACGGATGGGGTTACCTGGTACCAGGCCGCAGAGATAACCTGGAGACCTCAGAGGACGGTGAAGGACCTGTATGTCCATACAG GGCAATCGAGAGCATCTATAAGGAGTATTGTGAGCGCAAGGGAAAGGAACAGCCCCAGTATCCGGACAGCCCACCTTCTGATGACTTCATTTTGACGGACAGTGCCGTGTGGCAGACG gTTGAAGAAGTGAGTCGACTGGAAGTGTTTGATGATGAAGCACTGAGTACAGCAGGCCCATCCAAGAGGATCAAG aaaaaactaaattcattaATTGAAAATGGAAACGGCGAGTGTCTGTATCACAATGGGAATGGACCATACGACGATGTCAACATCCCTGGATGCTGGTTCTTCAAACTGCCTCATAAG GATGGAAATGAGAACAATGTGGGTAGCCCGTTTTCTAAAGACTTCCTGTCTAAAATGGAGGATGGTACGCTTCAGGCAGGACGAAGGGGCACCAACGCCACACGAGCGCTTGAGATCAACAAGATGATGTCATTCTGGAGAAATGCCCAAAAACGTATCAG CTCTCAAAAGGTGGTATGGCTCCGTAAGGCAGAACTGCCGCGGACTGTCAGACG ACATGATGACTTTGATGAGGAAGGACAATATGGTGCCATCTTACCACAGGTCATCACAGCTGGAACCGTCACTCGCAGAGCTGTAGAACCAACATGGCTGACTGCAAGCAATGCTCGG aaaGATCGTGTAGGCAGTGAGCTGAAGGCCATGGTGCAGGTGCCTCCTGGGTATCACCTGGTTGGAGCAGATGTGGACTCTCAAGAGCTGTGGATCGCTGCCATACTGGGCGAAGCACAGTTTGCAGGAATGCATG GATGCACAGCGTTTGGATGGATGACGCTCCAGGGAAAGAAAAGTCAGGGCACGGATCTGCACAGCCGTACCGCAGATGCTGTGGGCATTAGCCGTGAACACGCCAAGGTCTTCAACTATGGCCGGATTTATGGGGCTGGCCAGCCGTTTGCTGAGCGACTGCTAATGCAGTTCAATCACAGACTAAGCCAACAGGAAGCAGCTAGTAAAGCTCGCCAGATGTACGCACTTACCAAAGGACTGCGtag ATATCAGCTGTCTGAGGAAGGGGAATGGTTGGTAAAGGAGTTGAATGTGGAGGTGGAAAGAGCCGAGGATGACAGCATCTCACTCCAGGATCTGCGTAAAATCTCCAAACTGGCATCTCAAAG TACCACCAGAGGGAGCAAGAGGAAGTGGAATCTCACAGGGCGACGTGTGTGGGCAGGCGGTACAGAATCAGAGATGTTCAATAAGCTGGAAAGTATCGCCCACTCTGAAGAACCAGCTACTCCAGTGCTTGGCTGCAGGATCTCCAGAGCTCTGGAACCTTCTGCTGTTCAGGACGAG TTCATTACCAGCAGAATAAACTGGGTGGTTCAGAGTTCAGCGGTGGACTATCTTCATCTAATGCTGGTGGCCATGCGGTGGCTGTTTGAGGAACACAACATTGATGGGCGCTTCTGCATCAGTATTCACGATGAGGTGCGTTATCTGGTGACGAGTGAAGATCGCTACAGAGCTGCACTGGCCCTGCAGATCGCCAACCTGCTCACCAG GTGCATGTTCGCCTATAAACTGGGAATGATGGACTTGCCCCAGTCAGTGGCTTTCTTCAGTGCGGTGGACATCGATAAGTGCTTACGGAAAGAGGTGACTATGGACTGTGTGACTCCATCCAACCCCACTGGAGTGGAGCAGAGATACGGGTTAAGACAAG GTGAGGCATTGGACATTTATCAGATTATAGAGATCACCAAAGCATCGTTCGCCAAAGGAAAACAGCAAGCTACAAGGATATAA
- the polg gene encoding DNA polymerase subunit gamma-1 isoform X2, whose product MMLRLISCHRWQTFIRAGVWVRWCSTSVKPKSQQGSDQTRLNPLNIQMLSRNLQEQIFRGQTQEYTREDVERSIRHLQQHKLWGKEADLLPDVELKLPQMYGKDIDEHFRLLAQKQSLPYLDAASQLQRARLPRMPKEWTWEVGWTRYGPGGERQSVNFPEERAIVFDVEVCMEEGHCPTLAVAVSPNAWYSWCSKRLIEDRYTWSSDLTLSDLIPLETPENSTQPRGAVWKERLVVGHNVSFDRAYIKEQYLLKGSKMRFLDTMSLHMAISGLTGFQRSLWMASKYGKRRGLQEVKEHMKRLGRRSEGPKIGSWEWVDISSINNLADVHALYVGGEPLSKEPRDLFVKGSMADIRTNFQELMQYCALDVLATHEVFIQQLPLFMERCPHPVTLTGMLEMGVCYLPVNQNWKRYLEDAQTTYEELQREMKKSLMILADDACQLLEDERYKDDPWLWDLDWDVQDFKQKKIPVSKKKAKQEAEATAAAKENVPEDWNEDPGPPSEEEQAGLHPSRELLQRLKETVSYLPKRRQHLPAHPSWYRKLCVKMSEAQDWSPGASLISLQMRVTPKLMGLTWDGYPLHYTDQHGWGYLVPGRRDNLETSEDGEGPVCPYRAIESIYKEYCERKGKEQPQYPDSPPSDDFILTDSAVWQTVEEVSRLEVFDDEALSTAGPSKRIKKKLNSLIENGNGECLYHNGNGPYDDVNIPGCWFFKLPHKDGNENNVGSPFSKDFLSKMEDGTLQAGRRGTNATRALEINKMMSFWRNAQKRISSQKVVWLRKAELPRTVRRHDDFDEEGQYGAILPQVITAGTVTRRAVEPTWLTASNARKDRVGSELKAMVQVPPGYHLVGADVDSQELWIAAILGEAQFAGMHGCTAFGWMTLQGKKSQGTDLHSRTADAVGISREHAKVFNYGRIYGAGQPFAERLLMQFNHRLSQQEAASKARQMYALTKGLRRYQLSEEGEWLVKELNVEVERAEDDSISLQDLRKISKLASQSTTRGSKRKWNLTGRRVWAGGTESEMFNKLESIAHSEEPATPVLGCRISRALEPSAVQDEFITSRINWVVQSSAVDYLHLMLVAMRWLFEEHNIDGRFCISIHDEVHVRL is encoded by the exons ATGATGCTCCGTCTGATATCATGTCACCGGTGGCAGACCTTCATACGAGCTGGAGTTTGGGTAAGATGGTGCTCTACCTCCGTGAAACCCAAATCCCAGCAGGGATCAGATCAAACCCGCCTGAACCCCCTCAACATCCAGATGCTCTCCAGGAACCTGCAGGAGCAGATATTTCGGGGTCAGACGCAGGAGTACACAAGAGAGGATGTTGAACGCAGTATAAGACACTTACAGCAGCATAAACTCTGGGGGAAAGAAGCAGACCTATTACCAGACGTAGAACTCAAGCTACCTCAAATGTACGGCAAGGACATTGACGAACACTTCCGATTACTTGCCCAAAAGCAGAGCCTTCCTTACCTAGATGCGGCCAGTCAGCTTCAGAGAGCAAGACTTCCCAGGATGCCCAAGGAGTGGACTTGGGAAGTGGGCTGGACTCGGTACGGGCCGGGCGGGGAGCGCCAAAGTGTGAATTTCCCAGAGGAGAGAGCTATCGTGTTTGACGTGGAAGTCTGCATGGAGGAAGGACACTGTCCTACGTTGGCCGTGGCGGTTTCCCCAAATGCCTG GTACTCGTGGTGCAGTAAGAGGCTCATAGAGGACAGATACACCTGGTCTAGTGATCTGACGCTGTCCGATCTCATCCCTCTGGAGACCCCAGAGAACTCCACCCAGCCGCGGGGCGCTGTATGGAAGGAGAGGCTCGTGGTTGGACACAACGTCAGCTTTGATCGGGCGTACATTAAAGAACAGTACTTACTGAAA GGCTCCAAAATGCGTTTCCTGGACACAATGAGTCTCCACATGGCAATCTCAGGTCTGACGGGATTCCAGCGCTCACTCTGGATGGCCAGCAAGTACGGCAAGAGAAGAGGGCTACAGGAAGTGAAGGAGCACATGAAGCGCCTCGGCCGAAGATCTGAGGGCCCGAAG ATTGGCTCATGGGAATGGGTTGATATTAGCAGTATTAATAACCTCGCTGATGTTCATGCTCTCTACGTGGGAGGAGAACCGTTGAGTAAAGAACCTAGGGACCTGTTCGTGAAGGGCAGCATGGCAGACATTAGGACAAATTTTCAG GAGCTGATGCAGTACTGTGCTCTTGATGTTTTGGCCACACACGAGGTGTTCATTCAACAGTTGCCTCTTTTTATGGAGCG GTGTCCTCACCCAGTGACACTTACAGGCATGCTAGAAATGGGCGTATGCTACCTTCCGGTCAATCAGAACTGGAAGCGGTACTTGGAAGATGCCCAGACCACTTATGAAGAGCTGCAGAGAGAGATGAAGAAATCATTGATGATTCTGGCTGACGATGCATGTCAGTTATTGGAGGATGAGCG GTACAAAGATGATCCATGGCTGTGGGACTTGGATTGGGACGTTCAGGACTTCAAGCAAAAGAAAATACCTGTAAGCAAGAAGAAAGCCAAACAAGAGGCTgaggcaacagcagcagcaaaagAAAATGTCCCCGAAGACTGGAACGAgg ACCCAGGTCCTCCTTCAGAAGAAGAGCAGGCTGGTCTACACCCCAGCAGAGAGCTTTTACAGAGACTAAAAGAGACTGTCAGCTACCTGCCAAAAAGGAGACAGCACTTACCGGCCCACCCCAG CTGGTATCGTAAGCTGTGTGTGAAGATGTCTGAGGCCCAGGACTGGTCTCCTGGAGCGAGTCTCATCAGTCTGCAGATGAGGGTCACGCCCAAGCTGATGGGCCTCACATGGGACGGCTATCCACTGCACTACACCGACCAACACGGATGGGGTTACCTGGTACCAGGCCGCAGAGATAACCTGGAGACCTCAGAGGACGGTGAAGGACCTGTATGTCCATACAG GGCAATCGAGAGCATCTATAAGGAGTATTGTGAGCGCAAGGGAAAGGAACAGCCCCAGTATCCGGACAGCCCACCTTCTGATGACTTCATTTTGACGGACAGTGCCGTGTGGCAGACG gTTGAAGAAGTGAGTCGACTGGAAGTGTTTGATGATGAAGCACTGAGTACAGCAGGCCCATCCAAGAGGATCAAG aaaaaactaaattcattaATTGAAAATGGAAACGGCGAGTGTCTGTATCACAATGGGAATGGACCATACGACGATGTCAACATCCCTGGATGCTGGTTCTTCAAACTGCCTCATAAG GATGGAAATGAGAACAATGTGGGTAGCCCGTTTTCTAAAGACTTCCTGTCTAAAATGGAGGATGGTACGCTTCAGGCAGGACGAAGGGGCACCAACGCCACACGAGCGCTTGAGATCAACAAGATGATGTCATTCTGGAGAAATGCCCAAAAACGTATCAG CTCTCAAAAGGTGGTATGGCTCCGTAAGGCAGAACTGCCGCGGACTGTCAGACG ACATGATGACTTTGATGAGGAAGGACAATATGGTGCCATCTTACCACAGGTCATCACAGCTGGAACCGTCACTCGCAGAGCTGTAGAACCAACATGGCTGACTGCAAGCAATGCTCGG aaaGATCGTGTAGGCAGTGAGCTGAAGGCCATGGTGCAGGTGCCTCCTGGGTATCACCTGGTTGGAGCAGATGTGGACTCTCAAGAGCTGTGGATCGCTGCCATACTGGGCGAAGCACAGTTTGCAGGAATGCATG GATGCACAGCGTTTGGATGGATGACGCTCCAGGGAAAGAAAAGTCAGGGCACGGATCTGCACAGCCGTACCGCAGATGCTGTGGGCATTAGCCGTGAACACGCCAAGGTCTTCAACTATGGCCGGATTTATGGGGCTGGCCAGCCGTTTGCTGAGCGACTGCTAATGCAGTTCAATCACAGACTAAGCCAACAGGAAGCAGCTAGTAAAGCTCGCCAGATGTACGCACTTACCAAAGGACTGCGtag ATATCAGCTGTCTGAGGAAGGGGAATGGTTGGTAAAGGAGTTGAATGTGGAGGTGGAAAGAGCCGAGGATGACAGCATCTCACTCCAGGATCTGCGTAAAATCTCCAAACTGGCATCTCAAAG TACCACCAGAGGGAGCAAGAGGAAGTGGAATCTCACAGGGCGACGTGTGTGGGCAGGCGGTACAGAATCAGAGATGTTCAATAAGCTGGAAAGTATCGCCCACTCTGAAGAACCAGCTACTCCAGTGCTTGGCTGCAGGATCTCCAGAGCTCTGGAACCTTCTGCTGTTCAGGACGAG TTCATTACCAGCAGAATAAACTGGGTGGTTCAGAGTTCAGCGGTGGACTATCTTCATCTAATGCTGGTGGCCATGCGGTGGCTGTTTGAGGAACACAACATTGATGGGCGCTTCTGCATCAGTATTCACGATGAG GTGCATGTTCGCCTATAA